DNA from Oceanidesulfovibrio indonesiensis:
ACCAGATAATTAGCCACCTTCATGGTCAGGTCACCTTTCGACCCGTGCTCAATGCCGCTGTCGCTGAGTTTCAGGTAAGAGCCGCCGCCATTCACCGTGAGGGCTTTAGGCTTACTGATAACAATTTCATCTTCAGCACTGGTGATGTTCCGTCCTTTTTGCGCACTCATCTCCAACGTGTTGTGGCG
Protein-coding regions in this window:
- a CDS encoding DUF2345 domain-containing protein; translated protein: RHNTLEMSAQKGRNITSAEDEIVISKPKALTVNGGGSYLKLSDSGIEHGSKGDLTMKVANYLVPGTGKSLPFETPDFKTTEISVVGKNSAKYASE